The following coding sequences lie in one Candidatus Woesearchaeota archaeon genomic window:
- a CDS encoding pentapeptide repeat-containing protein, with protein sequence MKEVLREANLTGVDLSGADLIGVNLSGANLSEANLTGADLREANLTEADLSEADLRGADLREADLREANLREANLSEADLSGADLREADLREANLIGANLNGAKLSEADLSGADLRGANLRGANLREANLTEADLMDCKFYGK encoded by the coding sequence ATTAAAGAGGTTTTAAGAGAAGCTAATTTAACAGGAGTTGATTTAAGTGGAGCTGATTTAATAGGAGTTAATTTAAGTGGAGCTAATTTAAGTGAAGCTAATTTAACAGGAGCTGATTTAAGAGAAGCTAATTTAACAGAAGCTGATTTAAGTGAAGCTGATTTAAGAGGAGCTGATTTAAGAGAAGCTGATTTAAGAGAAGCTAATTTAAGAGAAGCTAATTTAAGTGAAGCTGATTTAAGTGGAGCTGATTTAAGAGAAGCTGATTTAAGAGAAGCTAATTTAATAGGAGCTAATTTAAATGGAGCTAAATTAAGTGAAGCTGATTTAAGTGGAGCTGATTTAAGAGGAGCTAATTTAAGAGGAGCTAATTTAAGAGAAGCTAATTTAACAGAAGCTGATTTAATGGATTGTAAATTTTATGGTAAATGA